A window from Pseudochaenichthys georgianus unplaced genomic scaffold, fPseGeo1.2 scaffold_1071_arrow_ctg1, whole genome shotgun sequence encodes these proteins:
- the LOC117440616 gene encoding protein shisa-9B-like yields MAPSVHPLLISLSLAILLGLTPFGGLNSWPSGQVLAQVPTNNQTTEPSMIPEAALATPTPEAEDKTVPSNGGRCWGYYDVMGQWDPPFNCNVGVYLSCCGSCFYRFCCQFKIHSLDQTACSNYDTPVWANTGKPSEPVTEVREEPDRDQTHMIVYIICGVVAIMVLVGIFTKLGLEKSQGGQTDMTNSRYEHTVCTHAHVYLCESLAVVSACVFLLMCEKVTGWAVIDYCDTTMTVAKRGLQ; encoded by the exons ATGGCGCCCTCCGTGCATCCGCTCTTGATAAGCCTTTCCCTGGCCATTCTCCTGGGACTGACCCCTTTCGGGGGACTGAACTCTTGGCCCTCAGGTCAAGTTTTGGCGCAGGTTCCTACGAACAACCAGACGACAGAGCCCTCCATGATACCTGAGGCCGCGCTGGCAACGCCGACACCGGAAGCGGAGGACAAAACGGTTCCGTCGAACGGTGGCCGTTGCTGGGGTTACTATGACGTCATGGGCCAGTGGGACCCGCCCTTCAACTGTAACGTTGGTGTCTACCTGTCCTGTTGCGGCTCCTGCTTCTACCGCTTCTGCTGCCAGTTCAAAATCCACAGTTTGGACCAGACTGCCTGTTCCAACTATGACACGCCGGTCTGGGCGAACACCGGGAAGCCGTCAGAACCCGTCACCGAGGTCCGAGAGGAGCCGGACAGAGATCAGACCCACATGATCGTTTATATTATCTGTGGCGTGGTGGCCATCATGGTGTTGGTCGGGATTTTCACCAAACTCGGGCTGGAGAAGAGTCAAGGAGGACAGACCGACATGACCAACTCCAGGTATGAA CACACAGTGTGTACGCACGCACACGTGTACCTGTGTGAAAGCCTGGCTGTGGTGTCGGCCtgcgtgtttctgctgatgtgtGAGAAGGTCACCGGCTGGGCT GTGATTGATTACTGTGACACAACTATGACTGTGGCAAAGCGCGGCCTCCAGTGA